A single region of the Silene latifolia isolate original U9 population chromosome 8, ASM4854445v1, whole genome shotgun sequence genome encodes:
- the LOC141594288 gene encoding protein TOPLESS-like, which produces MAHQINEIYEQAQFQLIRLPHIHTPPKIAKIIYVNSGTIMALVSNSIHFIWDEDKSASSSEWTTAPQRGSIIRQWKSSILGLKKTVVPNDTPRDGVVPCFALCGDNERLASASGGAIRAFSMKLRVPLYNILPIHARGPTIPTSIIYHPKDSNIIIIGTEDSFILVHKILEMEDVALKKGHSKRVTGLAITDSGDLLVSTGADARICVWSKGDHEGPRQNAVYLEFPQGTPIPPSDTLVEFHRDQKHILVIHKLQLSQYETRWLARLNQWVVPDCYGYISHATYSCDGKLVYAGFTDGAIRIFNAASLVIKCRIDPNAYLPPSRLSIAHSLVIAAHPERPNQIAVGVAYDGFYVLESHESWEKRDSCLGKRTWEISNDPPRYSRHIGTSTQGGLINIQK; this is translated from the exons ATGGCCCATCAAATCAATGAAATTTATGAACAAGCTCAATTTCAACTAATTAGACTCCCACATATTCATACCCCTCCTAAG ATTGCAAAAATTATATACGTAAATTCCGGAACTATAATGGCATTAGTTTCCAACTCAATCCACTTCATATGGGATGAAGATAAATCAGCTAGTTCGTCTGAGTGG ACTACGGCACCCCAGAGGGGTTCAATAATTAGGCAGTGGAAATCTTCTATTCTTGGGCTTAAGAAGACTGTAGTACCTAATGACACACCCCGTGACGGTGTCGTTCCATGCTTTGCACTTTGTGGAGATAATGAACGACTCGCATCAGCCTCCGGGGGAGCTATTAGGGCATTCTCTATGAAATTGCGTGTT CCTCTGTACAACATTTTGCCTATACATGCAAGAGGGCCAACAATCCCTACGTCTATTATCTATCATCCGAAAGATAGCAATATCATCATTATAGGGACGGAAGACTCTTTCATTCTAGTACATAAGATTCTCGAAATGGAG GATGTAGCGCTAAAAAAAGGACACTCAAAAAGAGTTACGGGTTTAGCAATAACGGACTCGGGAGATTTGTTAGTCTCAACAGGCGCAGACGCTCGG ATTTGTGTGTGGAGTAAAGGTGATCATGAAGGGCCAAGACAAAATGCGGTGTATTTGGAGTTTCCACAAGGAACACCGATACCACCATCGGACACGCTTGTCGAGTTTCACCGAGACCAGAAACATATACTTGTCATACACAAGCTACAACTGTCTCAATATGAAACAAGGTGGTTAGCACGCCTAAATCAG TGGGTTGTACCGGATTGCTATGGATACATCTCTCACGCGACATATTCGTGTGATGGTAAGCTTGTATACGCAGGTTTTACGGATGGAGCGATTCGCATCTTTAATGCTGCAAGCCTCGTAATAAAATGTCGGATTGATCCTAATGCATACCTACCACCAAGCCG TCTCTCCATCGCCCATTCACTTGTGATCGCGGCACATCCAGAAAGACCAAATCAGATTGCTGTAGGAGTGGCATATGATGGGTTTTATGTATTAGAGTCCCACGAGTCTTGGGAAAAACGGGACAGTTGCCTTGGGAAAAGGACATGGGAGATATCGAACGACCCGCCCCGTTATTCGAGGCACATTGGTACATCAACACAGGGAGGACTAATTAATATACAGAAATGA